Proteins from one Telopea speciosissima isolate NSW1024214 ecotype Mountain lineage chromosome 1, Tspe_v1, whole genome shotgun sequence genomic window:
- the LOC122659101 gene encoding putative axial regulator YABBY 2 isoform X3, with amino-acid sequence MRKSQVSVPNTSLQNLVTVRCGYCSNLLSVNMGALLQTLPPHQDLQFQNQSVNSEDSSKDGGSSSIGNKVSTPDSVESEQSQLLMPTRPPEKRQRVPSAYNRFIKEEIQRIKASNPDISHREAFSTAAKNWAHFPHIHFGLTLDGNKHINIDEGFGGSEGTKKAQGFY; translated from the exons GTTAGTGTTCCAAACACGAGTTTACAGAATCTGGTGACTGTGAGATGTGGGTATTGCTCTAATTTGTTGTCTGTGAACATGGGAGCTTTGCTCCAGACACTACCTCCTCATCAAGATCTTCAG TTTCAGAATCAGAGTGTGAACTCTGAAGATTCAAGTAAGGATGGTGGATCTTCTTCCATTGGCAACAAGGTTTCCACGCCTGACTCTGTAGAGAGTGAACAATCTCAACTACTTATGCCTACACGCc CTCCAGAGAAGAGGCAACGAGTTCCATCGGCATACAACAGATTTATTAA GGAAGAGATCCAAAGGATTAAGGCTAGTAATCCTGACATTAGCCACAGAGAAGCTTTTAGCACTGCAGCAAAAAat TGGGCTCATTTTCCTCATATTCACTTTGGGCTAACACTTGATGGAAACAAGCACATAAATATTGATGAAGGATTTGGTGGTAGCGAAGGAACCAAAAAGGCTCAAGGTTTCTATTGA
- the LOC122659101 gene encoding putative axial regulator YABBY 2 isoform X4, translating into MRKSQVSVPNTSLQNLVTVRCGYCSNLLSVNMGALLQTLPPHQDLQNQSVNSEDSSKDGGSSSIGNKVSTPDSVESEQSQLLMPTRPPEKRQRVPSAYNRFIKEEIQRIKASNPDISHREAFSTAAKNWAHFPHIHFGLTLDGNKHINIDEGFGGSEGTKKAQGFY; encoded by the exons GTTAGTGTTCCAAACACGAGTTTACAGAATCTGGTGACTGTGAGATGTGGGTATTGCTCTAATTTGTTGTCTGTGAACATGGGAGCTTTGCTCCAGACACTACCTCCTCATCAAGATCTTCAG AATCAGAGTGTGAACTCTGAAGATTCAAGTAAGGATGGTGGATCTTCTTCCATTGGCAACAAGGTTTCCACGCCTGACTCTGTAGAGAGTGAACAATCTCAACTACTTATGCCTACACGCc CTCCAGAGAAGAGGCAACGAGTTCCATCGGCATACAACAGATTTATTAA GGAAGAGATCCAAAGGATTAAGGCTAGTAATCCTGACATTAGCCACAGAGAAGCTTTTAGCACTGCAGCAAAAAat TGGGCTCATTTTCCTCATATTCACTTTGGGCTAACACTTGATGGAAACAAGCACATAAATATTGATGAAGGATTTGGTGGTAGCGAAGGAACCAAAAAGGCTCAAGGTTTCTATTGA
- the LOC122665418 gene encoding nuclear pore complex protein NUP1-like isoform X1 has protein sequence MSTAAPRGYEGGAGGKFRKKPFRKATTPYDRPVIALRNPVEGGSSNGWLSKIVDPASRVITRSAHKFFSSVFRKRLPAPETVPAEAEREPRNVPSETVYASQNPFGVDEREPVVNGNDSLNNHSENNGLDELEQILKQKTFTRAEIDHLTQVLRSRTVDIPAEDEYRRSEPSTSQPLVDNHKLELANVPVQENRVDTRRLLGEASVPAANSSVLEKAIASPAELAKAYMGNRPSKVSPSTLGLRSQVLREELPSVSNVPFPRKSSGLSLVPRSSVRFAGVPGVSENGYQTPRSRGRSAIYSMVRTPYSRIHSAGKGIETMEDGYVGQSTSPWILENDTLSIGKQVSKRRSSVLDNDIGSVGPIRRIRQKTNLMSLKSSGLLVPESLIPTRGTAFSPDVAKGSVSSTQKPLLLEESKYNIPKMRLAEDGDNSVPSTSFASVPSQSSEMARKILQQLDKLVPSPKEKSAELKLDIAREKSPAKLSVSMLHGKALRSVEEVDSSKLLNNVQNTGTLDGVGGTSLRVTQDSASQKLDKVEENVPLKIAGSGNKFSLESNGAERTTLKKDSVPSFRTADSAISNSVVTPPQRKRAFQMSVYEDFLELDDDCYSTKGAHTAGVNEILENAAVEESKAVAAETVTVEKPPVSEVKTPASLILNRSSDTGASDGPKVNEKNPGIAVPVTSPSSIVAQPATLSQLPPLFSNVVSMKETTVPVFNFGSKGVDNAPPFTFSSTSSFSEASGLKSGAQTILKLEALSSPATIAESATETMTKAAESDKDGEENALRTGDLSGKHENATFAGATSTTSGIFSFNSSSNNSNLSNGSVAPSPSLFSVPASPSLPSSTGSANVIFTSGPTTAAVTTTSSLSSSAAAPAFSSAAIFQFGSSTTVAVAPSSSMSQPSTASGAESTDLEQKSKTAPPFGNLSHSPFGATSSPLTSTGSGIFGFTSVAPASTTNSSSSANNLSNAFGAGTGAVYGSQTASGTGSSPFTQSISSQFGSSTPSPTFGLSSSSTFTTGSSMFGSSAPASKQFSSGSGFAQKSSTTFSTGSNPFSSASGAANLFSSGSQPASSMFSPAISSAPTTGFSFGGASTSGVANGSASSPATGLSFGVSSTAGAASASTLATGFSFGGPSTAGAATGSAPMVFGSGNGVSSGPFFSFTSSSAASSSATLASSQPVFGAPNPSIPFSSSPTNDQMSMEDSMAEDTIQASTPAVPTFGQPAATPSPGFMFNSAPSGTPFQFGAQQNPVAPQNSSPFQAPSNFDFAAGGSFSLGTTGDKSTRKFIRPKRDKMRKK, from the exons TCACAGAATCCTTTTGGGGTAGATGAACGGGAACCAGTTGTCAATGGAAATGATAGTCTGAATAATCATTCTGAAAATAATGGGTTAGATGAGCTTGAGCAGATTCTGAAACAGAAGACATTTACCAG AGCTGAGATTGACCATTTGACACAAGTACTCCGTTCAAGAACTGTTGATATTCCTGCTGAGGATGAGTACAGAAGATCTGAACCTAGTACGTCACAGCCGCTAGTTGATAATCACAAATTGGAACTTGCAAATGTTCCAGTGCAAGAAAATAGAGTGGATACCCGAAGATTGCTGGGAGAGGCTTCAGTCCCTGCTGCTAATTCAAGT GTCCTTGAAAAAGCGATTGCTTCACCTGCAGAACTTGCAAAAGCCTACATGGGTAATAGACCTTCGAAAGTGTCACCATCAACATTGGGGTTGCGTAGTCAGGTGCTCAGGGAAGAGTTACCTTCGGTGAGTAATGTACCATTTCCAAGGAAATCATCTGGTCTGTCACTTGTACCAAGATCATCAGTTCGTTTTGCTGGCGTCCCTGGGGTTTCTGAAAATGGTTATCAGACACCAAGATCCCGGGGAAGATCTGCCATATACAGTATGGTTCGTACACCATATTCCAGAATTCATTCCGCTGGCAAG GGTATTGAGACTATGGAGGATGGGTATGTTGGCCAATCAACCTCTCCATGGATATTGGAGAACGACACACTTTCTATTGGAAAACAG GTCTCGAAGAGGAGGAGTTCAGTTTTAGACAATGATATTGGATCTGTTGGTCCCATACGCAGGATTCGTCAGAAGACGAATCTAATGTCTCTTAAAAGTAGTGGCTTATTGGTTCCTGAGTCTCTAATTCCTACTCGTGGAACTGCTTTCAGTCCTGATGTTGCTAAAGGTTCTGTTTCATCGACCCAGAAGCCACTTCTGCTGGAAGAATCCAAGTATAACATCCCAAAGATGAGACTTGCAGAAGATGGGGATAATAGTGTCCCCAGTACAAGTTTTGCTTCTGTTCCTTCTCAGTCGAGTGAGATGGCCCGGAAAATTTTGCAGCAGCTTGATAAGCTGGTGCCTTCTCCAAAAGAGAAATCAGCTGAGCTCAAGCTAGATATTGCTAGGGAGAAATCACCTGCAAAACTGTCAGTCAGTATGTTACATGGAAAAGCTCTTCGGAGTGTGGAGGAAGTGGATTCATCAAAGTTGCTGAATAATGTACAGAATACTGGTACTTTGGATGGTGTTGGTGGAACATCTTTACGTGTTACTCAAGATTCTGCCTCTCAAAAGCTAGACAAGGTGGAAGAAAATGTCCCGTTGAAGATTGCTGGTTCTGGAAACAAATTTTCTCTAGAGTCTAATGGCGCAGAAAGAACTACATTGAAAAAAGATTCTGTCCCAAGTTTTAGGACTGCAGATTCGGCAATTTCCAACTCTGTCGTGACCCCTCCACAGAGGAAACGGGCCTTCCAGATGAGCGTATACGAG GATTTTCTGGAGCTGGATGATGATTGTTACAGTACCAAAGGTGCACATACTGCTGGCGTAAATGAAATCCTGGAGAATGCAGCTGTGGAGGAGAGCAAAGCTGTTGCTGCTGAAACAGTTACTGTGGAGAAGCCTCCAGTTTCTGAAGTCAAAACTCCTGCAAGTTTGATATTGAACAGATCCAGTGATACAGGAGCTTCTGATGGTCCCAAGGTCAATGAAAAGAACCCTGGTATTGCCGTTCCTGTGACATCCCCCTCAAGCATAGTTGCTCAACCAGCTACTCTGAGTCAGTTGCCACCGTTGTTTAGTAATGTAGtttcaatgaaagagacaactGTTCCGGTATTCAACTTTGGATCTAAAGGTGTTGACAACGCTCCACCTTTTACATTTTCCTCAACATCCAGTTTCAGTGAAGCATCGGGCCTGAAATCTGGTGCTCAGACAATCTTGAAGCTAGAGGCATTGAGCAG CCCTGCCACAATTGCTGAATCAGCAACAGAAACTATGACCAAAGCTGCAGAGTCAGATAAAGATGGTGAAGAAAATGCTCTGAGGACCGGAGATTTGTCCGGAAAACATGAAAATGCCACTTTTGCAGGTGCAACATCAACCACTTCAGGCATATTCTCTTTTAACAGTTCTTCGAACAATTCTAATCTGAGCAATGGTTCAGTTGCACCATCACCTTCGTTATTCTCAGTCCCTGCCTCTCCTTCACTGCCAAGTTCCACTGGTTCTGCAAATGTGATTTTCACCAGTGGTCCTACCACCGCTGCtgtcaccaccaccagcagccTGTCTTCCTCAGCTGCGGCCCCAGCATTTTCTTCAGCAGCCATATTCCAGTTTGGATCCAGTACTACTGTGGCAGTAGCTCCATCAAGTTCAATGTCACAGCCATCAACAGCTTCTGGTGCAGAGTCAACAGATTTGGAACAAAAGTCCAAGACAGCTCCCCCCTTTGGCAATCTAAGCCACTCTCCTTTTGGTGCCACCTCTTCTCCACTTACAAGCACAGGCAGTGGCATCTTTGGGTTCACCAGTGTAGCCCCTGCAAGTACTACAAATTCCTCTTCATCTGCAAATAATCTTTCTAATGCTTTTGGTGCTGGCACTGGAGCTGTGTATGGTTCTCAGACAGCTTCCGGAACTGGTAGTTCACCCTTTACTCAGAGCATTTCAAGCCAGTTCGGCTCATCCACCCCTTCTCCCACATTTGGCCTGAGTTCATCTTCTACTTTCACCACTGGTAGTTCTATGTTTGGTTCTTCAGCCCCTGCTTCTAAACAGTTTAGTTCCGGTTCTGGTTTTGCACAGAAATCTTCGACTACCTTCTCTACTGGGTCTAATCCTTTTAGCTCTGCTAGTGGTGCTGCCAATTTATTTAGTTCTGGTTCACAGCCGGCATCATCGATGTTCAGTCCAGCTATTAGCTCTGCTCCAACGACAGGGTTTTCGTTTGGAGGGGCGTCAACCTCTGGTGTTGCTAATGGTAGTGCATCATCCCCAGCAACAGGGCTTTCTTTTGGTGTATCCTCGACTGCTGGTGCTGCTAGTGCATCAACTTTGGCGACAGGGTTTTCATTTGGAGGACCCTCAACTGCTGGTGCTGCTACTGGTAGTGCACCAATGGTATTTGGCTCAGGTAATGGTGTCTCATCAGGGCCATTTTTCTCATTCACATCTTCTTCTGCAGCCTCCTCTTCTGCCACTCTTGCCTCATCACAACCTGTATTTGGTGCACCAAATCCAAGCATCCCATTTTCATCATCTCCCACTAACGACCAGATGAGCATGGAAGATAGCATGGCGGAGGACACAATACAGGCATCTACGCCTGCTGTTCCTACATTCGGCCAGCCAGCTGCTACCCCGTCACCTGGTTTCATGTTTAATTCTGCTCCATCAGGAACTCCATTCCAGTTTGGTGCCCAACAGAATCCTGTTGCTCCGCAGAACTCATCTCCATTTCAGGCTCCTAGTAATTTCGATTTTGCTGCTGGTGGAAGCTTCTCATTGGGAACAACTGGAGACAAGTCTACTCGGAAATTCATCAGACCAAAAAGAGATAAGATGCGGAAAAAGTAG
- the LOC122665418 gene encoding nuclear pore complex protein NUP1-like isoform X2, whose product MSTAAPRGYEGGAGGKFRKKPFRKATTPYDRPVIALRNPVEGGSSNGWLSKIVDPASRVITRSAHKFFSSVFRKRLPAPETVPEAEREPRNVPSETVYASQNPFGVDEREPVVNGNDSLNNHSENNGLDELEQILKQKTFTRAEIDHLTQVLRSRTVDIPAEDEYRRSEPSTSQPLVDNHKLELANVPVQENRVDTRRLLGEASVPAANSSVLEKAIASPAELAKAYMGNRPSKVSPSTLGLRSQVLREELPSVSNVPFPRKSSGLSLVPRSSVRFAGVPGVSENGYQTPRSRGRSAIYSMVRTPYSRIHSAGKGIETMEDGYVGQSTSPWILENDTLSIGKQVSKRRSSVLDNDIGSVGPIRRIRQKTNLMSLKSSGLLVPESLIPTRGTAFSPDVAKGSVSSTQKPLLLEESKYNIPKMRLAEDGDNSVPSTSFASVPSQSSEMARKILQQLDKLVPSPKEKSAELKLDIAREKSPAKLSVSMLHGKALRSVEEVDSSKLLNNVQNTGTLDGVGGTSLRVTQDSASQKLDKVEENVPLKIAGSGNKFSLESNGAERTTLKKDSVPSFRTADSAISNSVVTPPQRKRAFQMSVYEDFLELDDDCYSTKGAHTAGVNEILENAAVEESKAVAAETVTVEKPPVSEVKTPASLILNRSSDTGASDGPKVNEKNPGIAVPVTSPSSIVAQPATLSQLPPLFSNVVSMKETTVPVFNFGSKGVDNAPPFTFSSTSSFSEASGLKSGAQTILKLEALSSPATIAESATETMTKAAESDKDGEENALRTGDLSGKHENATFAGATSTTSGIFSFNSSSNNSNLSNGSVAPSPSLFSVPASPSLPSSTGSANVIFTSGPTTAAVTTTSSLSSSAAAPAFSSAAIFQFGSSTTVAVAPSSSMSQPSTASGAESTDLEQKSKTAPPFGNLSHSPFGATSSPLTSTGSGIFGFTSVAPASTTNSSSSANNLSNAFGAGTGAVYGSQTASGTGSSPFTQSISSQFGSSTPSPTFGLSSSSTFTTGSSMFGSSAPASKQFSSGSGFAQKSSTTFSTGSNPFSSASGAANLFSSGSQPASSMFSPAISSAPTTGFSFGGASTSGVANGSASSPATGLSFGVSSTAGAASASTLATGFSFGGPSTAGAATGSAPMVFGSGNGVSSGPFFSFTSSSAASSSATLASSQPVFGAPNPSIPFSSSPTNDQMSMEDSMAEDTIQASTPAVPTFGQPAATPSPGFMFNSAPSGTPFQFGAQQNPVAPQNSSPFQAPSNFDFAAGGSFSLGTTGDKSTRKFIRPKRDKMRKK is encoded by the exons TCACAGAATCCTTTTGGGGTAGATGAACGGGAACCAGTTGTCAATGGAAATGATAGTCTGAATAATCATTCTGAAAATAATGGGTTAGATGAGCTTGAGCAGATTCTGAAACAGAAGACATTTACCAG AGCTGAGATTGACCATTTGACACAAGTACTCCGTTCAAGAACTGTTGATATTCCTGCTGAGGATGAGTACAGAAGATCTGAACCTAGTACGTCACAGCCGCTAGTTGATAATCACAAATTGGAACTTGCAAATGTTCCAGTGCAAGAAAATAGAGTGGATACCCGAAGATTGCTGGGAGAGGCTTCAGTCCCTGCTGCTAATTCAAGT GTCCTTGAAAAAGCGATTGCTTCACCTGCAGAACTTGCAAAAGCCTACATGGGTAATAGACCTTCGAAAGTGTCACCATCAACATTGGGGTTGCGTAGTCAGGTGCTCAGGGAAGAGTTACCTTCGGTGAGTAATGTACCATTTCCAAGGAAATCATCTGGTCTGTCACTTGTACCAAGATCATCAGTTCGTTTTGCTGGCGTCCCTGGGGTTTCTGAAAATGGTTATCAGACACCAAGATCCCGGGGAAGATCTGCCATATACAGTATGGTTCGTACACCATATTCCAGAATTCATTCCGCTGGCAAG GGTATTGAGACTATGGAGGATGGGTATGTTGGCCAATCAACCTCTCCATGGATATTGGAGAACGACACACTTTCTATTGGAAAACAG GTCTCGAAGAGGAGGAGTTCAGTTTTAGACAATGATATTGGATCTGTTGGTCCCATACGCAGGATTCGTCAGAAGACGAATCTAATGTCTCTTAAAAGTAGTGGCTTATTGGTTCCTGAGTCTCTAATTCCTACTCGTGGAACTGCTTTCAGTCCTGATGTTGCTAAAGGTTCTGTTTCATCGACCCAGAAGCCACTTCTGCTGGAAGAATCCAAGTATAACATCCCAAAGATGAGACTTGCAGAAGATGGGGATAATAGTGTCCCCAGTACAAGTTTTGCTTCTGTTCCTTCTCAGTCGAGTGAGATGGCCCGGAAAATTTTGCAGCAGCTTGATAAGCTGGTGCCTTCTCCAAAAGAGAAATCAGCTGAGCTCAAGCTAGATATTGCTAGGGAGAAATCACCTGCAAAACTGTCAGTCAGTATGTTACATGGAAAAGCTCTTCGGAGTGTGGAGGAAGTGGATTCATCAAAGTTGCTGAATAATGTACAGAATACTGGTACTTTGGATGGTGTTGGTGGAACATCTTTACGTGTTACTCAAGATTCTGCCTCTCAAAAGCTAGACAAGGTGGAAGAAAATGTCCCGTTGAAGATTGCTGGTTCTGGAAACAAATTTTCTCTAGAGTCTAATGGCGCAGAAAGAACTACATTGAAAAAAGATTCTGTCCCAAGTTTTAGGACTGCAGATTCGGCAATTTCCAACTCTGTCGTGACCCCTCCACAGAGGAAACGGGCCTTCCAGATGAGCGTATACGAG GATTTTCTGGAGCTGGATGATGATTGTTACAGTACCAAAGGTGCACATACTGCTGGCGTAAATGAAATCCTGGAGAATGCAGCTGTGGAGGAGAGCAAAGCTGTTGCTGCTGAAACAGTTACTGTGGAGAAGCCTCCAGTTTCTGAAGTCAAAACTCCTGCAAGTTTGATATTGAACAGATCCAGTGATACAGGAGCTTCTGATGGTCCCAAGGTCAATGAAAAGAACCCTGGTATTGCCGTTCCTGTGACATCCCCCTCAAGCATAGTTGCTCAACCAGCTACTCTGAGTCAGTTGCCACCGTTGTTTAGTAATGTAGtttcaatgaaagagacaactGTTCCGGTATTCAACTTTGGATCTAAAGGTGTTGACAACGCTCCACCTTTTACATTTTCCTCAACATCCAGTTTCAGTGAAGCATCGGGCCTGAAATCTGGTGCTCAGACAATCTTGAAGCTAGAGGCATTGAGCAG CCCTGCCACAATTGCTGAATCAGCAACAGAAACTATGACCAAAGCTGCAGAGTCAGATAAAGATGGTGAAGAAAATGCTCTGAGGACCGGAGATTTGTCCGGAAAACATGAAAATGCCACTTTTGCAGGTGCAACATCAACCACTTCAGGCATATTCTCTTTTAACAGTTCTTCGAACAATTCTAATCTGAGCAATGGTTCAGTTGCACCATCACCTTCGTTATTCTCAGTCCCTGCCTCTCCTTCACTGCCAAGTTCCACTGGTTCTGCAAATGTGATTTTCACCAGTGGTCCTACCACCGCTGCtgtcaccaccaccagcagccTGTCTTCCTCAGCTGCGGCCCCAGCATTTTCTTCAGCAGCCATATTCCAGTTTGGATCCAGTACTACTGTGGCAGTAGCTCCATCAAGTTCAATGTCACAGCCATCAACAGCTTCTGGTGCAGAGTCAACAGATTTGGAACAAAAGTCCAAGACAGCTCCCCCCTTTGGCAATCTAAGCCACTCTCCTTTTGGTGCCACCTCTTCTCCACTTACAAGCACAGGCAGTGGCATCTTTGGGTTCACCAGTGTAGCCCCTGCAAGTACTACAAATTCCTCTTCATCTGCAAATAATCTTTCTAATGCTTTTGGTGCTGGCACTGGAGCTGTGTATGGTTCTCAGACAGCTTCCGGAACTGGTAGTTCACCCTTTACTCAGAGCATTTCAAGCCAGTTCGGCTCATCCACCCCTTCTCCCACATTTGGCCTGAGTTCATCTTCTACTTTCACCACTGGTAGTTCTATGTTTGGTTCTTCAGCCCCTGCTTCTAAACAGTTTAGTTCCGGTTCTGGTTTTGCACAGAAATCTTCGACTACCTTCTCTACTGGGTCTAATCCTTTTAGCTCTGCTAGTGGTGCTGCCAATTTATTTAGTTCTGGTTCACAGCCGGCATCATCGATGTTCAGTCCAGCTATTAGCTCTGCTCCAACGACAGGGTTTTCGTTTGGAGGGGCGTCAACCTCTGGTGTTGCTAATGGTAGTGCATCATCCCCAGCAACAGGGCTTTCTTTTGGTGTATCCTCGACTGCTGGTGCTGCTAGTGCATCAACTTTGGCGACAGGGTTTTCATTTGGAGGACCCTCAACTGCTGGTGCTGCTACTGGTAGTGCACCAATGGTATTTGGCTCAGGTAATGGTGTCTCATCAGGGCCATTTTTCTCATTCACATCTTCTTCTGCAGCCTCCTCTTCTGCCACTCTTGCCTCATCACAACCTGTATTTGGTGCACCAAATCCAAGCATCCCATTTTCATCATCTCCCACTAACGACCAGATGAGCATGGAAGATAGCATGGCGGAGGACACAATACAGGCATCTACGCCTGCTGTTCCTACATTCGGCCAGCCAGCTGCTACCCCGTCACCTGGTTTCATGTTTAATTCTGCTCCATCAGGAACTCCATTCCAGTTTGGTGCCCAACAGAATCCTGTTGCTCCGCAGAACTCATCTCCATTTCAGGCTCCTAGTAATTTCGATTTTGCTGCTGGTGGAAGCTTCTCATTGGGAACAACTGGAGACAAGTCTACTCGGAAATTCATCAGACCAAAAAGAGATAAGATGCGGAAAAAGTAG